One segment of Candidatus Nitrospira nitrosa DNA contains the following:
- the rpoD gene encoding RNA polymerase sigma factor RpoD, with amino-acid sequence MSKQELLGEVKKLISIGKEKGFLTYDELNSTLPAEVVSSDQFGSIMAMFGEMDIEIVEATEGERVSKRGDGEGGEEGEEVESDSEDDNDKAIDLTPGALSRTDDPVRLYLKEMGSVALLSREGEIEIAKRIEEGKFDIASVIYGMPMTIEFVLALRDQLKNGKIDVREIVPVQETEEDFEEEQQPVERDYEELRVKTLDALNSVRKVSLALKALAEKGKHLGNDQAKQKKFKKQFEAVRQQVVNKIESVNLHGVLKERMVQRVRELAIQIRVAEREAVSCQRRIGVGGETGAELLRKMCRSRQDFLAVKRKTGVSEEALLEIRKVYQAAKARVRQLEAEEALVPAEEIKDAVKHLDVAEEKVKRGKAELVEANLRLVVSIAKKYTNRGLQFLDLIQEGNIGLMKAVDKFEYKRGYKFSTYATWWIRQAITRAIADQARTIRIPVHMIETINKLIRTSRHLVQKLGREPLPEEIAERMDLPLDKVRKILKIAREPISLETPIGEEEDSHLGDFIEDKKAVSPLEAAIRYDLQRQINSALETLTPREEKVLRKRFGIGEATDHTLEEVGQDFEVTRERIRQIEAKALRKLRHPSRSKKLRSFVESL; translated from the coding sequence ATGTCGAAACAAGAGTTATTGGGCGAGGTGAAGAAGCTGATCTCAATCGGGAAGGAAAAAGGCTTCCTGACGTATGACGAGCTCAACAGCACCTTGCCGGCTGAAGTGGTCTCATCCGATCAGTTTGGCAGCATCATGGCGATGTTTGGTGAGATGGACATCGAGATCGTCGAAGCGACGGAGGGAGAACGGGTTTCAAAGCGAGGCGATGGTGAGGGGGGGGAAGAAGGCGAAGAGGTGGAGTCGGATTCAGAGGACGACAACGATAAGGCGATCGATTTGACGCCAGGAGCATTGAGTCGCACGGATGATCCTGTGCGCCTCTACCTCAAGGAAATGGGCAGTGTAGCGCTCTTGAGCCGAGAAGGTGAAATCGAGATCGCCAAACGGATTGAAGAGGGGAAATTTGATATTGCGTCCGTGATCTACGGGATGCCGATGACGATTGAGTTTGTCTTGGCGCTCAGGGATCAGCTGAAGAATGGAAAAATCGATGTCCGCGAAATCGTTCCCGTGCAAGAGACAGAAGAGGATTTTGAAGAAGAGCAGCAACCGGTCGAACGTGATTACGAGGAACTCCGAGTCAAGACGCTCGATGCGTTGAACTCGGTACGGAAAGTCTCCCTCGCGCTCAAGGCCTTGGCGGAGAAGGGAAAACATCTCGGGAACGATCAGGCGAAGCAGAAGAAGTTTAAGAAACAGTTTGAAGCCGTCCGTCAGCAGGTGGTGAACAAGATCGAATCAGTCAACCTCCATGGGGTGCTGAAAGAGCGGATGGTGCAACGGGTCCGCGAGCTTGCCATCCAAATTCGAGTGGCCGAGCGAGAGGCGGTCAGCTGTCAGCGGCGTATTGGGGTTGGTGGCGAGACCGGAGCAGAGTTATTGAGGAAGATGTGCCGCAGCCGCCAGGATTTTCTGGCGGTGAAGCGGAAGACCGGCGTGTCGGAGGAGGCCTTGCTGGAGATTCGCAAGGTGTACCAAGCCGCCAAGGCACGAGTTCGGCAGCTGGAGGCCGAAGAAGCGTTGGTCCCTGCTGAAGAAATCAAGGACGCGGTCAAGCATCTTGATGTCGCGGAGGAGAAGGTCAAGCGCGGAAAGGCGGAGTTGGTCGAGGCGAATCTGCGGCTTGTCGTCAGTATCGCCAAGAAGTATACGAACCGTGGCCTTCAATTTCTCGATTTGATTCAAGAAGGCAATATCGGGCTCATGAAGGCGGTAGACAAATTTGAATATAAGCGCGGGTACAAGTTCAGCACGTACGCGACGTGGTGGATCCGGCAGGCGATCACTCGGGCAATCGCTGACCAGGCCCGTACGATCCGGATCCCGGTGCATATGATTGAAACGATCAATAAACTGATCCGCACGTCTCGGCATCTCGTGCAAAAACTGGGACGAGAACCCTTGCCGGAAGAAATCGCCGAACGGATGGATCTGCCGTTGGACAAAGTCAGAAAGATCCTCAAAATTGCCCGTGAGCCTATTTCGCTCGAAACACCGATCGGAGAAGAAGAAGACAGCCATCTGGGCGATTTCATCGAAGATAAGAAGGCCGTGTCACCGCTGGAAGCGGCCATTCGCTACGATTTGCAACGGCAGATCAACAGCGCATTAGAAACCTTGACGCCACGTGAGGAAAAGGTCCTGCGCAAACGGTTTGGGATCGGGGAAGCAACCGACCATACCTTGGAAGAAGTCGGTCAGGACTTTGAAGTGACGCGTGAGCGTATCCGGCAGATCGAGGCCAAAGCCCTCAGAAAGTTGCGACATCCGAGCCGCAGTAAGAAGCTGCGGAGTTTTGTCGAGAGTTTGTAG
- the hisF gene encoding imidazole glycerol phosphate synthase subunit HisF, producing the protein MLTKRIIPCLDVKEGRVVKGVSFVNLRDAGDPVEVAMGYDREGADELCFLDITASHENRKTILDVVERTAACVFMPVTVGGGVRTIEDIRALLNAGADKVSINTAAVQRPEFVQEAAQRFGTQCIVVAIDAKAVAPDRWEIFTHGGRKPTGLDVVAWATRMEQYGAGEILLTSMDQDGRQTGYDLGLTATVSGAVSIPVIASGGVGTLEHLYNGFVEGKADAVLAASIFHFRTYTIAQAKAYLRERGVPIRMPDNIAQVA; encoded by the coding sequence ATGTTGACCAAACGCATCATTCCCTGTCTTGATGTCAAAGAGGGGCGTGTGGTGAAGGGTGTGAGCTTCGTGAATCTTCGTGATGCGGGAGATCCGGTTGAAGTCGCGATGGGGTATGATCGCGAAGGCGCGGACGAACTTTGCTTTTTGGACATTACGGCCTCGCATGAGAACCGAAAGACGATTCTTGATGTCGTTGAGCGGACCGCGGCCTGTGTTTTCATGCCGGTGACGGTCGGTGGCGGGGTGCGGACGATCGAGGATATTCGCGCCTTGTTGAATGCGGGAGCGGATAAGGTCAGCATCAATACCGCAGCGGTCCAGCGGCCTGAGTTTGTTCAAGAAGCCGCACAGCGATTTGGGACGCAGTGTATCGTCGTCGCGATCGATGCCAAAGCGGTCGCGCCAGATCGGTGGGAAATCTTTACACATGGCGGTCGAAAACCAACCGGGCTAGATGTCGTTGCGTGGGCGACACGAATGGAACAGTATGGTGCCGGTGAAATTTTACTGACCAGCATGGATCAGGATGGTCGTCAAACCGGATACGATTTGGGCTTGACGGCGACGGTGTCTGGGGCAGTGTCGATTCCTGTGATCGCCTCGGGTGGAGTGGGAACGTTGGAGCATTTGTACAATGGGTTCGTGGAGGGGAAAGCGGACGCCGTCCTCGCTGCATCCATTTTTCATTTTCGGACCTATACGATTGCTCAAGCAAAGGCTTATTTGCGGGAGCGCGGTGTTCCGATCCGTATGCCGGACAACATAGCTCAGGTGGCGTGA
- the hisB gene encoding imidazoleglycerol-phosphate dehydratase HisB yields MKKNGSAPRQASVHRATKETDIRVEWTVDGCGQGKIDTGIRFFDHMLELLAKHGFFDLMVQAKGDLDIDEHHTVEDVGIVMGKALHQALGEKAGIKRFGFASAPLDETLAQVTIDLSGRPFLVYNVALPDRKIKAFDLGLFEDFFQAFVTHGGLNLHVNLLYGRNPHHIMEAIFKALAKALDQATMPEERLAGNVLSTKGTL; encoded by the coding sequence ATGAAAAAGAACGGATCAGCGCCTCGACAGGCGAGTGTTCATCGAGCTACCAAGGAAACGGACATCCGTGTCGAGTGGACCGTGGACGGCTGCGGTCAGGGGAAGATTGATACGGGCATTCGCTTCTTTGACCACATGTTAGAGCTCCTCGCCAAGCACGGGTTCTTCGATCTCATGGTGCAGGCGAAAGGCGATCTGGATATCGATGAACACCATACGGTGGAAGATGTTGGGATCGTCATGGGAAAAGCGTTGCACCAGGCTTTGGGTGAAAAGGCGGGGATCAAACGATTTGGGTTCGCCTCGGCGCCGCTTGACGAAACCTTGGCTCAAGTCACTATTGATCTCAGCGGCCGACCATTCCTTGTCTACAATGTTGCGTTACCAGACCGGAAGATCAAAGCATTCGATCTCGGCCTCTTCGAAGACTTTTTTCAGGCCTTTGTCACTCATGGTGGCCTTAATCTGCACGTCAATCTGCTCTATGGCCGCAACCCGCACCACATCATGGAAGCCATCTTCAAAGCGCTCGCCAAGGCCCTCGATCAGGCAACAATGCCGGAAGAGCGATTGGCTGGAAACGTCCTCTCGACAAAGGGCACGTTGTAA
- the hisA gene encoding 1-(5-phosphoribosyl)-5-[(5-phosphoribosylamino)methylideneamino]imidazole-4-carboxamide isomerase has translation MLVIPAIDLKDGRCVRLRQGDMAAETVYSEDIVAVARTWQQRGAGLIHVVDLNGAVGGEPKNLPQIEAVRKAVTVDVQVGGGIRTIETVRRYLKAGVSRVVLGTAALMDRAFLEQACSEFPRQVVLGLDARDGKVAVKGWTAVSETKAIDLLNEVRGLAIGAVIYTDIARDGMLNGPNLTALQEVVASSAFPVIASGGISSVEDLLAVRLLGSRIEGAIVGKALYDGKLDYQSAVASIGKV, from the coding sequence GTGCTAGTTATCCCCGCGATTGACTTGAAGGATGGACGGTGTGTGCGGTTGCGTCAGGGAGACATGGCGGCGGAGACGGTCTATTCGGAAGATATCGTCGCGGTTGCCAGAACTTGGCAACAGCGAGGAGCTGGCCTTATTCATGTCGTTGATTTGAATGGCGCGGTCGGTGGTGAGCCGAAGAATTTGCCTCAGATCGAAGCGGTACGCAAGGCGGTTACCGTTGATGTTCAAGTTGGTGGTGGAATTCGGACAATCGAGACCGTCCGGCGTTACCTGAAGGCCGGAGTATCCCGCGTGGTCTTGGGAACCGCCGCACTCATGGATCGGGCGTTTCTTGAGCAGGCGTGTAGTGAGTTCCCTCGACAAGTCGTGCTCGGCCTCGATGCACGCGATGGCAAGGTTGCGGTGAAAGGCTGGACGGCAGTATCAGAGACGAAGGCGATCGATCTATTAAATGAAGTGCGCGGGCTGGCGATTGGGGCGGTCATCTATACGGATATTGCGAGGGACGGCATGCTGAACGGGCCGAATCTCACGGCGTTACAAGAAGTCGTCGCCTCCTCGGCCTTTCCGGTGATTGCGTCAGGGGGGATCAGTAGTGTCGAGGATCTTCTTGCGGTGCGCTTGCTTGGGTCAAGGATTGAGGGAGCCATTGTGGGTAAAGCATTATATGATGGCAAACTTGACTATCAATCTGCCGTCGCGTCCATCGGTAAGGTGTAA
- the dnaG gene encoding DNA primase — MGRGLISDEIKNRIRDRVDIADVVGQHVSLRRAGQNLVGLCPFHQEKSPSFSVSSSKQMFYCFGCKAGGDVFAFLSKMTGATFPEVLRELGDKVGIAVEESPAERGQRGQAHRIEEMNQAALTWFQSNLRDPQLGATAREYLVRRGIQQATVEMFRLGVSSSDWEGLCKFLARKGFSASDSVTAGLITPRANGNGYYDKFHQRLMFTITDLRRRVVGFGGRVLGDGMPKYLNSPDTPLFKKGQTLFAFEQAREAIVRTKTVIVVEGYFDAIALHQAGLTHTVATLGTTLTAEHVQALRRFAERIVLLFDPDAAGVRAALRGLDLFVNSGLSVKVVTLPAGEDPDTFIRRAGADAFAQLEAGAPSLLDYALNYTIDQADPGSLESRIRSVDEVLRILQRSEHPIERQERMRVVAERLRISEARLIERYPALAAQPKPGVVPPRVQFPRGISLTTQFKGLPEERDLLLLLLQGKLSAADVRRLKPESFTLASGRKLISIALTHVDREGRISLRAVLDEATEDPECGGLATELSMREDYFDDVPAHVQACLDTLDRKRTEHALRDLIERLKTAEREGRADEAGSLNVQINEVRMRKAGTLGAGVVTLVKE; from the coding sequence GTGGGCCGAGGCCTGATTTCCGACGAGATTAAGAATCGAATACGAGACCGTGTGGATATAGCGGATGTCGTAGGCCAGCATGTCTCCTTGAGGCGGGCCGGTCAGAACCTGGTGGGGCTATGTCCCTTTCATCAGGAAAAGAGCCCATCATTTTCGGTCAGTTCCTCCAAACAAATGTTTTACTGCTTCGGCTGTAAGGCCGGGGGCGATGTGTTTGCCTTTCTGAGCAAGATGACTGGCGCCACCTTTCCTGAAGTGCTGCGTGAGCTCGGGGACAAGGTGGGCATTGCCGTGGAAGAGTCGCCTGCGGAACGAGGACAGCGCGGACAGGCGCATCGCATCGAAGAGATGAACCAGGCTGCGCTGACGTGGTTCCAATCGAACCTTCGCGATCCACAGCTTGGAGCAACGGCCCGTGAGTATCTCGTCAGGCGGGGAATCCAACAAGCAACCGTGGAGATGTTCAGGCTCGGTGTGTCCTCCTCCGATTGGGAAGGACTCTGTAAGTTCCTCGCCCGGAAAGGGTTTTCGGCCAGCGACAGTGTAACGGCCGGGCTCATCACTCCACGAGCAAACGGAAACGGATATTATGACAAGTTTCATCAGCGGCTCATGTTCACCATCACCGACCTGCGCAGGCGTGTAGTGGGGTTCGGCGGTCGCGTGTTGGGCGACGGCATGCCCAAATATCTGAATTCGCCAGATACCCCACTGTTTAAAAAGGGGCAAACGCTATTTGCCTTCGAACAGGCGCGGGAAGCCATTGTTCGGACCAAGACGGTGATCGTTGTCGAAGGCTATTTCGATGCCATCGCGCTCCACCAGGCCGGACTGACCCATACCGTGGCGACCTTAGGGACGACCCTGACTGCTGAGCATGTGCAGGCGCTACGGCGATTTGCCGAGCGAATCGTGTTGCTCTTTGACCCGGACGCAGCCGGGGTGAGGGCGGCACTGCGCGGATTGGATCTTTTTGTCAACAGCGGTTTAAGTGTCAAGGTTGTCACGCTCCCTGCGGGAGAGGATCCGGATACGTTTATCCGGAGAGCTGGTGCCGATGCATTTGCTCAGTTAGAAGCGGGGGCGCCAAGTCTGTTGGACTATGCATTGAACTACACGATCGATCAAGCTGATCCCGGTTCGCTTGAGAGCCGTATTCGAAGTGTCGATGAAGTCCTGCGAATTCTGCAGAGGAGTGAGCATCCGATTGAGCGGCAGGAGCGGATGAGAGTTGTCGCTGAACGGCTGAGAATCAGCGAGGCTCGGCTGATTGAGCGGTATCCGGCGCTGGCGGCTCAACCGAAGCCTGGGGTTGTCCCACCGCGCGTACAATTCCCACGGGGGATTTCTCTGACGACGCAGTTTAAAGGATTGCCCGAAGAAAGAGATCTTCTGCTTCTCTTGCTGCAAGGGAAATTGTCTGCTGCTGATGTGCGACGTCTGAAGCCAGAATCGTTTACCCTAGCCTCCGGACGAAAGCTGATCTCGATTGCCCTCACGCATGTGGATCGCGAAGGACGTATCAGCCTGAGAGCGGTCTTGGATGAAGCGACGGAAGATCCTGAGTGTGGTGGGTTGGCGACGGAATTGTCCATGCGTGAGGATTATTTCGATGATGTTCCGGCCCATGTCCAGGCCTGTCTGGATACGCTTGATCGTAAGCGGACGGAGCATGCGTTGCGGGATCTTATCGAACGACTCAAAACGGCTGAACGTGAAGGCCGAGCGGATGAAGCGGGCAGCTTGAACGTGCAGATTAATGAAGTGCGGATGCGGAAAGCCGGCACGCTGGGCGCTGGCGTGGTGACCTTGGTGAAGGAGTAG
- the hisH gene encoding imidazole glycerol phosphate synthase subunit HisH, whose protein sequence is MIAIIDYGMGNLRSVSKAFEAVGYRAIITRDASLIQSASHVVLPGVGAFGDCMANLVQYELVEPIKAAVRSGKPFLGICLGFQLLFSESEEFGKHAGLDLFPGKVRAFPREQRLKVPHMGWNQVAIQSPCPVFKGLADGSNWYFVHSFFVDPADQQITATTTSYGIPFTSSIWKDNVVACQFHPEKSQAVGLQLIRNFGGWK, encoded by the coding sequence ATGATTGCCATCATCGATTATGGAATGGGGAACTTGCGGAGCGTCTCCAAAGCCTTTGAGGCGGTGGGCTATCGGGCGATCATCACCCGTGATGCAAGCCTTATTCAGAGTGCGAGTCATGTGGTGTTGCCCGGCGTGGGAGCGTTTGGCGATTGTATGGCGAATTTGGTGCAATACGAATTGGTCGAACCCATCAAGGCAGCAGTCCGGTCTGGAAAACCATTCTTGGGAATCTGCTTAGGATTTCAACTGCTGTTTTCGGAGAGTGAGGAATTCGGCAAGCATGCAGGTCTCGATCTGTTTCCGGGGAAGGTGCGGGCGTTTCCCAGGGAGCAGAGGCTGAAGGTCCCCCACATGGGATGGAATCAGGTTGCGATCCAAAGCCCTTGTCCTGTTTTCAAGGGTCTCGCCGACGGATCGAACTGGTATTTCGTCCATTCCTTTTTTGTTGATCCGGCGGATCAGCAGATCACTGCCACCACGACGAGCTATGGCATCCCATTCACCTCCAGTATTTGGAAGGACAACGTGGTGGCCTGCCAGTTTCATCCAGAGAAGAGCCAGGCAGTTGGGTTGCAATTGATCAGGAATTTTGGGGGATGGAAGTGA
- a CDS encoding acyltransferase codes for MRGLCSLVGSLPTKDWLATVWSLMVPDQKREQVSTRIPSIESFRVLAIFAVILWHSHFLSSISQFTDGNFFVVLNGYLVWWVGVPYFFIAAGYFFQRSVLTQGNPMTQFHRYASPLAWILLVWLCIYTVTPADWPAEVRHHGLWQPFYAEVLKNIQVLESRHLWVFIEGARPVWHLWFLPALIFSLAILTLVAIGQLQRHLMLLAAGIYVLILAEESTPRNLLNAPVPLGQWIIAIPLVAIGGWLAERRESVPTTMAWSLILGGYAVALLEGTVMNTVFHSSMQAIKGHQFLGGILFGLGIFQLALAKPQLGRSTPFPFLGQLTLGIYVAHVLVLYTITPFVWKLSDKVPLWGLLLGLMVYGATAIFVVALTRVPILKFLVMKPAWSVDQISRPGWKPIDSARQNDTGSQLPPHAA; via the coding sequence ATGAGAGGCTTATGTAGTCTTGTGGGTTCGTTACCAACGAAAGACTGGCTGGCCACGGTCTGGTCTCTTATGGTGCCAGACCAGAAGAGGGAACAAGTTTCCACACGTATCCCCAGTATCGAGAGTTTCCGGGTATTGGCCATCTTCGCGGTGATCCTCTGGCATAGCCACTTTCTGTCAAGCATCTCGCAGTTCACCGATGGTAATTTCTTTGTCGTCCTCAACGGCTATCTTGTCTGGTGGGTGGGGGTCCCGTATTTCTTTATTGCGGCTGGCTATTTCTTTCAGCGATCGGTTTTGACACAGGGAAATCCTATGACGCAGTTCCATCGGTATGCGTCCCCCCTAGCGTGGATACTTCTTGTTTGGCTGTGTATTTACACTGTGACGCCAGCTGATTGGCCAGCCGAGGTCCGTCACCACGGTTTATGGCAGCCGTTTTACGCTGAAGTTCTGAAGAATATTCAGGTCCTAGAGTCTCGGCATCTTTGGGTTTTCATCGAAGGGGCGCGCCCAGTTTGGCATCTCTGGTTTCTTCCCGCGCTCATATTCAGTCTGGCTATCCTGACGCTGGTGGCTATCGGTCAGTTACAAAGACACCTGATGCTCTTGGCTGCGGGCATCTATGTGTTGATTCTGGCAGAGGAAAGTACACCGAGAAATTTGCTCAATGCTCCTGTCCCTCTTGGACAATGGATCATTGCCATTCCTCTCGTTGCCATAGGGGGGTGGCTTGCAGAACGACGAGAGTCAGTTCCAACGACCATGGCATGGAGTTTGATTTTGGGTGGCTACGCCGTCGCATTACTGGAAGGCACAGTAATGAACACGGTGTTCCATAGCTCGATGCAAGCCATTAAGGGACACCAGTTCTTGGGAGGAATACTCTTCGGCCTAGGGATATTTCAGTTGGCTCTCGCGAAGCCTCAACTAGGCCGGTCAACTCCCTTCCCATTCCTTGGGCAGTTGACCTTGGGAATCTATGTGGCACATGTCCTTGTGCTGTATACCATTACTCCATTCGTGTGGAAATTGTCCGACAAGGTTCCCTTGTGGGGACTATTATTAGGCCTGATGGTGTATGGTGCAACGGCGATATTCGTGGTTGCTTTAACTAGAGTGCCGATCCTCAAATTTCTGGTGATGAAGCCCGCGTGGAGCGTTGATCAAATCTCCAGACCGGGTTGGAAACCGATTGATAGTGCCCGTCAGAATGACACTGGAAGCCAGTTGCCTCCTCACGCGGCATAA
- a CDS encoding histidine triad nucleotide-binding protein — MSECLFCKIVEKKIPAKLVHEDADTLAFDDIHPQAPVHTLVIPKRHVGSVQDLGEADQTLLARLLLTCRKVANDKGLAGSGFRLVANTGREGGQTVFHLHFHVMGGRQMGWPPG; from the coding sequence ATGAGCGAGTGCCTGTTTTGTAAAATTGTGGAAAAGAAGATTCCAGCAAAGTTGGTGCATGAAGATGCAGACACGCTGGCGTTTGACGACATCCATCCCCAAGCGCCTGTCCATACGTTGGTGATACCGAAACGACATGTAGGTTCAGTCCAAGATTTGGGTGAGGCAGATCAGACCTTGTTGGCGAGGTTGCTGCTGACTTGTCGGAAGGTCGCAAACGACAAAGGGCTGGCTGGTTCAGGGTTTCGCCTCGTGGCCAATACCGGACGAGAGGGGGGGCAAACCGTGTTCCACCTTCACTTTCATGTCATGGGTGGGCGACAGATGGGCTGGCCTCCAGGCTGA
- the hisIE gene encoding bifunctional phosphoribosyl-AMP cyclohydrolase/phosphoribosyl-ATP diphosphatase HisIE, with protein sequence MSQTRADQLKFDQQGLLPAVVQDWLDGTVLMLGYMNQEALAKTVATRNVHFWSRSRNKLWEKGETSGHRLSVKDLFIDCDRDTILVKAQPVGPTCHTGERACFFSRLDEAGGVLGACSQDASGGILEGVLRTIRERRSNPQAGSYTTKLFEGGHDKILKKVAEEAGEVLLASKGGKREEIVYEVADLFFHTLMVLGYHDLSLQDIYEELGRRFGKSGLRSEK encoded by the coding sequence ATGAGCCAGACAAGGGCTGACCAATTGAAATTCGATCAACAGGGCTTGCTCCCTGCCGTGGTGCAGGATTGGCTAGACGGTACCGTGTTGATGCTGGGGTATATGAATCAGGAGGCGTTGGCCAAGACGGTTGCGACCAGAAACGTCCATTTTTGGAGCCGTTCCAGAAACAAGCTGTGGGAAAAAGGCGAGACGTCTGGCCATAGACTTTCTGTGAAGGACCTCTTTATCGACTGCGACCGCGACACGATTCTAGTCAAGGCCCAACCAGTCGGACCAACCTGTCACACTGGTGAACGGGCTTGCTTCTTTTCTCGTCTGGATGAAGCAGGTGGGGTACTGGGAGCGTGCTCACAGGATGCGTCTGGCGGAATTCTCGAGGGTGTTCTCCGGACGATCCGAGAACGTCGCTCCAACCCCCAGGCCGGTTCCTACACGACGAAGCTGTTCGAGGGCGGACACGACAAGATCCTGAAAAAGGTGGCGGAGGAGGCCGGTGAGGTATTGTTGGCGTCGAAAGGTGGTAAAAGAGAGGAAATCGTGTACGAAGTGGCCGACCTCTTTTTTCACACCCTCATGGTTCTGGGGTACCACGACCTGTCTTTGCAGGATATCTATGAAGAACTGGGGCGTAGATTTGGGAAATCCGGATTGCGGTCAGAGAAGTAG